The proteins below come from a single Sorghum bicolor cultivar BTx623 chromosome 4, Sorghum_bicolor_NCBIv3, whole genome shotgun sequence genomic window:
- the LOC8076123 gene encoding cytochrome P450 97B2, chloroplastic has translation MAAATLLPGPAAASPRLGSAASAPSASHGRRRLTFSFRCQSTSVDKQQQPPPPKQKQRNLLDNASNLLTNFLSGGNLGAMPVAEGAVTDLFGKPLFFSLYDWFLEHGSVYKLAFGPKSFVVVSDPIVARHILRENAFCYDKGVLAEILKPIMGKGLIPADLDTWKQRRKVITPGFHALFIEAMVRTFTKCSERTISKLEELTESEARVQKSTIVDLEAEFSNLALDIIGLGVFNFDFDSVTKESPVIKAVYGTLFEAEHRSTFYIPYWNLPFTKWIVPRQRKFHSDLKVINNCLDNLIKNAKETRQEADVEKLQQRDYSSLKDASLLRFLVDMRGADVDDRQLRDDLMTMLIAGHETTAAVLTWSVFLLAQSPTKMRKAQAEVDSVLSNGAITVESLKKLEYIKLIILEALRLYPQPPLLIRRSLRPDKLPGGYNGAKEGYEIPAGTDIFVSIYNLHRSPYFWDRPNEFEPERFSVPKKDESIEGWSGFDPDRSPGAMYPNEIIADFAFLPFGGGPRKCVGDQFALLESTVALALLLRKFDVELRGSPDEVEMVTGATIHTKNGLWCRLRKRT, from the exons ATGGCCGCGGCCACGCTGCTCCCGggccccgccgccgcctcgccgcGTCTCGGCTCCGCGGCTTCCGCCCCGTCCGCGTCCCACGGGAGGCGTCGCCTCACCTTCAGCTTCAG GTGCCAGTCGACCAGCGTcgacaagcagcagcagcctcCGCCGCCTAAGCAGAAGCAGCGGAACCTGCTCGACAACGCCAGCAACCTGCTGACCAACTTCCTCAGCGGCGGCAACCTCGGGGCCATGCCCGTCGCGGAGGGCGCCGTTACTGACCTCTTCGGCAAGCCCCTCTTCTTCTCGCTCTATGATTGGTTCCTCGAG CATGGCTCTGTCTACAAGCTTGCTTTTGGGCCCAAATCGTTTGTTGTCGTCTCTGACCCTATTGTTGCTAGACACATCCTCCGGGAGAACGCTTTCTGTTATGATAAG GGAGTTCTTGCTGAAATTTTAAAACCCATAATGGGGAAGGGTCTTATACCTGCTGACCTTGATACCTGGAAGCAAAGGAGAAAAG TTATAACACCTGGGTTCCATGCCTTATTCATAGAAGCTATGGTGAGAACATTTACGAAATGTTCAGAGAGAACAATATCAAAGCTTGAAGAGCTTACTGAAAGCGAAGCTCGTGTACAAAAATCGACTATAGTGGACCTTGAAGCTGAGTTCTCCAATTTGGCACTCGATATCATTGGCTTGGGTGTGTTCAATTTTGATTTTGACTCGGTTACTAAGGAATCTCCTGTAATCAAG gcagtttatggaacactttttGAAGCTGAGCACCGTTCTACCTTCTACATCCCCTACTGGAATCTTCCTTTCACAAAATGGATAGTTCCAAGGCAGCGCAAGTTCCATAGTGACCTCAAGGTGATCAACAATTGCCTTGATAACCTGATAAAAAATGCAAAGGAGACAAGACAG GAAGCTGATGTGGAAAAGCTCCAGCAAAGGGACTACTCTTCTCTGAAG GATGCAAGCTTGCTGAGGTTCCTTGTTGACATGCGGGGAGCTGATGTTGATGATCGCCAG CTTCGAGATGATCTAATGACAATGCTTATTGCTGGACATGAAACAACTGCTGCTGTTCTGACATGGTCTGTTTTTTTGCTAGCCCAG AGCCCTACCAAGATGAGAAAAGCCCAGGCAGAGGTTGATTCTGTTCTCAGCAATGGGGCAATTACTGTTGAATCCCTCAAGAAACTGGA GTACATAAAATTGATTATTCTTGAAGCTCTTCGCTTGTATCCTCAGCCACCATTGTTAATTAGGCGTTCTCTCCGGCCAGACAAGTTGCCAG GTGGATACAACGGAGCAAAAGAGGGATATGAAATACCAGCTGGGACTGATATATTTGTTTCG ATATACAACCTCCACAGATCCCCATATTTTTGGGACCGGCCAAATGAATTTGAACCTGAGAGGTTTTCAGTTCCAAAGAAGGATGAGAGCATAGAAGGCTGGTCTGGTTTTGATCCTGACCGGAGTCCTGGTGCAATGTACCCCAATGAG ATCATAGCAGACTTTGCTTTCCTTCCCTTTGGCGGTGGGCCTCGCAAATGTGTGGGGGACCAATTCGCGCTCCTGGAGTCGACGGTAGCTCTGGCCCTGCTGCTGCGGAAGTTTGATGTGGAGCTGAGAGGGTCACCCGACGAAGTAGAGATGGTGACAGGCGCCACGATCCACACAAAGAATGGGCTGTGGTGCAGACTGAGGAAAAGGACTTGA
- the LOC8077185 gene encoding uncharacterized protein LOC8077185 — translation MGMAPAGWVAGLVAESFFVACPAHESRKKNERNIFCLACCASICPHCAPAHRHHPLLQVRRYVYHDVVRLGDLEKLIDCSCVQSYTINSAKVIFLKPRPQSRPFKGSGNICLTCDRILQEPFHFCSLSCKVDHVMMQGGDLSNILQYYGGSGVAGDPDRLAFPRFENLRVDGSDLDDDTDGGQVTPNSILEDPTQHYGNGGGGGSSDNGGDTRVDGGARRGGEAAKRKKGGGFFPQIVLSLGGGGNRRKGAPHRSPLA, via the exons ATGGGGATGGCGCCCGCCGGGTGGGTGGCCGGGCTGGTGGCGGAGAGCTTCTTCGTGGCGTGCCCCGCGCACGAGTCCCGCAAGAAGAACGAGCGCAACATCTTCTGCCTCGCCTGCTGCGCCAGCATCTGCCCGCACTGCGCCCCCGCGCACCGCCACCACCCGCTCCTCCAG GTGCGGCGCTACGTGTACCATGACGTCGTCCGCCTTGGCGACCTCGAGAAGCTCATCGACTGCTCCTGTGTTCAG AGCTACACGATCAACAGTGCCAAGGTGATCTTCCTGAAGCCGAGGCCTCAGTCCAGGCCTTTCAAGGGCTCCGGCAACATCTGCCTCACATGTGACAGGATCCTCCAGGAGCCCTTCCACTTCTGCTCCCTCTCTTGCAAG GTGGATCATGTGATGATGCAGGGAGGGGACCTGTCCAACATCCTGCAGTACTATGGCGGCAGCGGTGTGGCGGGGGACCCGGACCGCCTCGCCTTCCCGAGGTTCGAGAACCTCCGCGTCGATGGCTCGGACCTCGACGATGACACCGACGGTGGGCAGGTGACCCCAAACTCGATCCTCGAGGACCCGACGCAGCACTATGGCAATGGCGGTGGCGGGGGATCAAGTGACAATGGAGGCGACACTAGGGTGGATGGCGgtgcgcggcgcggcggcgaggCGGCAAAGAGGAAGAAAGGGGGAGGGTTCTTCCCCCAGATCGTGCTGTCGCTTGGCGGCGGCGGTAACAGGAGGAAGGGTGCCCCCCACAGGTCCCCTCTGGCCTAA
- the LOC8077186 gene encoding urease accessory protein D: protein MAEAATGAVRVERVRGRSALTRCFARYPLKLIAPSKVGPSSCDAVWLYALTYGGGIVSGDTVSCTVSVGDGCTVAITTQASTKVYKAVGSKCSEQLLEARVGEDALLAVIPDPVTCFSTARYHQKQVFHVSANSNLVVVDWFTSGRYESGEKWDFSFYKSVNHIFLGDQPLFIDSTLLEQGSTYSIVERMQEYNVIAMVVLLGPKLRHIQDKMQDEVKKLMSGQLRPPTSGGSLYTMRSQLPQHPQRPQLVASCSPFGRTGTGMVARVAAVNTELAYSFLRHRLAELEPFLGAPPYAAS from the exons ATGGCGGAGGCGGCGACGGGGGCGGTGCGGGTGGAGAGGGTGCGGGGGAGGTCGGCGCTGACCCGCTGCTTCGCCAGGTACCCGCTCAAGCTCATCGCCCCGTCCAAGGTGGGGCCCTCCTCCTGCGACGCGGTCTGGCTCTACGCCCTCACCTACGGCGGCGGCATCGTCTCC GGGGACACCGTATCGTGCACGGTTAGCGTCGGCGACGGGTGCACGGTGGCGATCACCACGCAGGCCTCCACCAAG GTGTACAAGGCTGTGGGTTCAAAATGTTCTGAACAGTTGCTAGAG GCCAGAGTTGGGGAAGATGCCCTGCTTGCTGTTATTCCAGACCCTGTAACCTGCTTCTCAACTGCTCGGTACCACCAAAAGCAAGTTTTTCATGTCTCTGCCAATTCAAACTTAGTAGTTGTAGATTGGTTTACAAGTGGCCGTTATGAGAGTGGAGAAAAATGGGATTTTAGCTTCTACAAAAGTGTGAACCATATTTTCTTGGGAGATCAGCCTCTCTTTATTGACTCG ACTTTGTTGGAACAAGGCTCGACTTATAGCATTGTTGAACGGATGCAGGAGTACAATGTGATTGCGATGGTTGTGTTACTGGG GCCAAAGCTGAGGCACATACAAGACAAGATGCAAGACGAAGTGAAGAAGCTGATGTCTGGGCAGCTGCGCCCGCCCACATCCGGCGGTAGCCTCTACACCATGAGATCACAACTTCCCCAGCACCCACAAAGGCCTCAACTTGTCGCCTCTTGCAGCCCGTTCGGCCGCACG GGAACAGGCATGGTTGCTCGGGTAGCCGCAGTGAACACAGAGCTCGCGTACAGCTTCTTGAGACACCGTCTAGCCGAGCTGGAGCCGTTCCTAGGCGCTCCCCCTTATGCCGCATCATGA